Proteins encoded in a region of the Streptomyces sp. NBC_00310 genome:
- a CDS encoding aminoglycoside phosphotransferase family protein encodes MTQVPTPTADSVRRLVRSLLKNGEGPGGGKGGDGPEVRPVAGDDTHGTWWVGSRHVLRLATDRHAVGRQRRELRLRDLVRPHVAVAVPVSVAHGEWSGGLTYTLDTRLPGGTAEDHDVSAVGEADLAALLTGLREVPLRQAEPLGVPRLAPRPLEALRTAAGRAARHLAAADEFDAGRLGQLTSANAAQLAAPGAVLVHHGLTGDHLVVSADGRVRGVPDWGDAVIGDPAEDIAGLATAVGAPAAVRAATLAGYGARPCLRGLWLARCDTVIALAEGVRGRAPAPLPVLRNRLRRTWEAILLERVTDLRGED; translated from the coding sequence ATGACCCAGGTACCGACACCCACCGCGGACAGCGTCCGCCGACTGGTCCGTTCCCTGCTGAAGAACGGGGAGGGGCCCGGCGGCGGCAAGGGCGGCGACGGCCCCGAGGTGCGGCCCGTCGCCGGGGACGACACCCACGGCACCTGGTGGGTCGGCAGCCGTCATGTGCTGCGCCTCGCGACCGACCGGCACGCCGTCGGGCGGCAGCGGCGCGAACTGCGGCTGCGGGACCTGGTTCGTCCGCATGTCGCCGTCGCCGTCCCGGTGAGCGTCGCGCACGGCGAGTGGTCCGGCGGGCTCACCTACACGCTCGACACGAGGCTGCCGGGCGGTACTGCCGAGGACCACGACGTGTCCGCCGTGGGCGAGGCGGATCTGGCGGCGCTCCTCACGGGGCTGCGCGAGGTACCGCTGCGGCAGGCCGAGCCGCTCGGGGTGCCCCGGCTCGCCCCGCGCCCGCTGGAGGCGCTGCGTACGGCGGCGGGGCGCGCGGCGCGGCATCTCGCCGCGGCCGACGAGTTCGACGCGGGGCGGCTCGGGCAGCTGACGTCCGCGAACGCCGCGCAGTTGGCGGCGCCGGGCGCGGTGCTGGTCCACCACGGGCTCACCGGGGACCACCTCGTCGTCAGTGCCGACGGCCGGGTCCGCGGTGTCCCCGACTGGGGCGACGCCGTCATCGGTGACCCCGCCGAGGACATCGCCGGGCTCGCCACGGCCGTCGGCGCGCCCGCCGCGGTCCGCGCGGCCACCCTCGCCGGCTACGGCGCCCGCCCCTGCCTACGTGGCCTCTGGCTGGCCCGCTGCGACACGGTCATCGCCCTCGCGGAGGGGGTGCGGGGGCGGGCCCCGGCCCCCCTGCCGGTCCTCCGGAACCGCCTGCGGCGCACCTGGGAGGCGATCCTGCTGGAGAGGGTGACGGATCTGCGGGGCGAGGACTGA
- the treZ gene encoding malto-oligosyltrehalose trehalohydrolase has protein sequence MQFEVWAPQAERSTLHRAGATHAMERDPERPGWWTAEAEASDGTRYGFAVDDGPVRPDPRSRRQPDGPDGLSAVVDHGRYAWRAQWSGRGLPGAVLYELHVGTYTVEGTLDAAAGRLAHLVELGVTHVQLMPVCPFPGTHGWGYEGVSLWAVHEPYGGPEALKRFVDAAHELGLGVVLDVVHNHLGPSGNYLPVFGPYFTERHHTPWGAAVNLDAPGSDEVRAYFLESALAWLRDYRLDGLRLDAVHALKDTRALHFLEELSTAVDGLAEEVARPLFLIAESDLNDPRLVTPRAQGGLGLHAQWNDDFHHTLHTTLTGESQGYYEDFARAGLSGLAKTLTGGYFHDGTYSSFRERRHGRPLDRTSVSAHRLLGYTQTHDQVGNRAQGDRLAATLSPGLLACAAALVLTGPFTPMLFMGEEWAASTPWQFFTDHTDPELAEAVRRGRRREFAAHGWAEEDVPDPQDPATRDRSCLDWSEPAHEPHARMLAWYRTLITLRHTFPDLSDPDLSDVKVAFDEEARWLGFRRGDVRVAMNLGTEPAAIPVGVPHARVLAAWDPVQAPGADGVLTLGGESCAVLTVA, from the coding sequence GTGCAGTTCGAGGTGTGGGCACCGCAGGCCGAACGTTCGACGCTCCACCGCGCGGGCGCCACGCATGCCATGGAGCGCGATCCGGAGCGGCCGGGGTGGTGGACGGCCGAGGCGGAGGCGTCGGACGGCACGCGCTACGGATTCGCCGTCGACGACGGTCCGGTGCGTCCCGATCCGCGCTCGCGCCGCCAGCCGGACGGCCCCGACGGGCTGAGCGCGGTCGTCGACCACGGGCGGTACGCGTGGCGCGCGCAGTGGTCCGGGCGCGGGCTGCCGGGCGCGGTGCTGTACGAGCTGCACGTCGGCACGTACACCGTGGAGGGCACGCTGGACGCGGCGGCCGGGCGCCTCGCCCATCTCGTCGAACTGGGCGTCACGCACGTGCAGTTGATGCCGGTGTGCCCGTTCCCCGGGACGCACGGCTGGGGTTACGAGGGCGTCTCGCTCTGGGCGGTGCACGAGCCGTACGGCGGGCCCGAGGCGCTGAAGCGGTTCGTGGACGCGGCGCACGAGCTGGGCCTCGGGGTCGTGCTCGACGTCGTGCACAACCATCTGGGCCCCTCCGGCAACTACCTGCCCGTCTTCGGCCCGTACTTCACCGAGCGGCACCACACGCCCTGGGGCGCGGCGGTCAACCTGGACGCGCCCGGCTCGGACGAGGTACGGGCGTACTTCCTGGAGAGCGCGCTCGCCTGGCTGCGCGACTACCGCCTGGACGGCCTGCGGCTGGACGCGGTCCACGCGCTCAAGGACACCCGCGCCCTGCACTTCCTCGAGGAACTGTCGACGGCGGTGGACGGGCTCGCCGAGGAGGTCGCCCGACCGCTGTTCCTGATCGCCGAGTCGGACCTGAACGACCCCCGTCTGGTCACCCCGCGCGCGCAGGGCGGGCTGGGCCTGCACGCCCAGTGGAACGACGACTTCCACCACACCCTGCACACCACCCTGACCGGCGAGTCGCAGGGCTACTACGAGGACTTCGCGCGGGCCGGTCTGTCGGGCCTGGCGAAGACCCTGACGGGCGGCTACTTCCACGACGGCACGTACTCGTCCTTCCGGGAGCGCCGCCACGGCCGCCCCCTGGACCGTACGAGCGTCTCCGCGCACCGGCTGCTGGGTTACACCCAGACCCACGACCAGGTCGGCAACCGCGCCCAGGGCGACCGTCTCGCCGCCACCCTCTCCCCCGGCCTGCTGGCCTGCGCGGCCGCCCTCGTCCTCACGGGCCCGTTCACGCCGATGCTCTTCATGGGCGAGGAGTGGGCCGCGTCGACGCCCTGGCAGTTCTTCACGGACCACACCGATCCGGAACTCGCGGAGGCCGTACGGCGGGGGCGGCGCCGGGAGTTCGCGGCGCACGGATGGGCCGAGGAGGACGTCCCCGACCCCCAGGACCCGGCGACCCGCGACCGCTCGTGCCTCGACTGGTCCGAGCCGGCGCACGAGCCCCACGCCCGGATGCTGGCCTGGTACCGCACCCTCATCACCCTCCGCCACACCTTCCCCGACCTCTCCGACCCCGACCTCTCCGACGTCAAGGTCGCCTTCGACGAGGAGGCCCGGTGGTTGGGCTTCCGGCGGGGGGATGTGCGTGTGGCGATGAACCTGGGCACCGAGCCGGCCGCGATTCCCGTCGGGGTGCCGCACGCGCGGGTGCTGGCGGCCTGGGACCCGGTCCAGGCGCCGGGAGCGGATGGCGTGCTGACGCTTGGCGGGGAGTCGTGTGCGGTGCTGACGGTGGCGTGA
- a CDS encoding DUF1707 and FHA domain-containing protein yields MTSSFEFHTYPARLSDAERDRALRALRDGVALGRLSHDTFIRRMELALTARRSDELAALTADLPAEKRWSRLVLGTVGAVSGFGVKLRRAWQAERLPKLQLPHPASDHALRIGRDPASGLRLSHETVSRVHAELSRQGGMWILRDLGSTNGTTVNGRRVIGAAVVRDGDQVSFGRMTFRLSSE; encoded by the coding sequence GTGACGTCGTCCTTCGAGTTCCACACATACCCCGCGCGGCTGTCGGACGCCGAGCGCGACCGCGCGCTGAGGGCGCTCCGTGACGGCGTCGCACTGGGCCGCCTGTCGCACGACACGTTCATCCGGCGGATGGAGCTGGCGCTCACCGCCCGCCGCTCCGACGAACTCGCCGCGCTCACCGCCGACCTGCCCGCCGAGAAGCGCTGGTCCCGGCTGGTGCTCGGCACCGTCGGGGCGGTCTCCGGTTTCGGCGTGAAGCTGCGCCGGGCCTGGCAGGCCGAGCGGCTCCCCAAGCTTCAACTGCCGCACCCGGCGAGCGACCACGCCCTGCGCATCGGCCGCGACCCCGCGAGCGGGCTCCGGCTCAGCCACGAGACGGTCTCCCGGGTGCACGCCGAGCTGAGCCGGCAGGGCGGCATGTGGATCCTGCGTGACCTCGGCTCCACCAACGGCACCACCGTCAACGGCCGTCGGGTGATCGGCGCGGCCGTCGTCCGCGACGGCGACCAGGTGAGTTTCGGCCGCATGACGTTCCGTCTCTCCTCGGAATGA
- a CDS encoding M14 family zinc carboxypeptidase, with translation MDDLSARAAALVARHPHRARLRRVGTSRAGTPMWLLSVGRGSRHTLIVAGPHANEPVGGATVLRLAERALADPRLSDAADITWNLLLSLDPDGSRRNEGWLSGPYTLGHHFRHFFRPGFLEQPEWLPDGAAGAALPETRTLLGLQDELRPFFQCSLHGVDIGGGFVELTRELPGIAERVARIAARLGIPRELRPYDTLYWPCLGPAVYRIPPPRRGDLAAAITEAAVESTWFHPHRYGTVTAVVEAPMWGVTAVEDVSPTPDADAVLRTVSRALRRDTRLLEGILARVRPSASGGPDAARLLAPVDDYLLVGPGLADSWDPDVHDGAARPLPPLDTARLTTLAISGRRVALRTAGLLHQLVTRAGRDPGDALPELDRLIDEWCAEYRDGYGARWIPVARQAEYQAHVVLAAFDLAAGRPRTSGSAPHGTCPDAHADSRSGEPDWSSEPAVPMHRE, from the coding sequence GTGGACGACTTGTCCGCCCGCGCCGCGGCCCTCGTCGCCCGACATCCGCACCGCGCCCGACTGCGCCGCGTGGGCACCTCACGGGCGGGCACGCCGATGTGGCTGCTGTCCGTCGGACGAGGCAGCCGCCACACCCTGATCGTCGCCGGTCCGCACGCCAACGAACCCGTGGGCGGCGCCACCGTCCTCCGGCTCGCCGAACGGGCCCTGGCCGACCCCCGGTTGAGCGACGCCGCCGACATCACCTGGAACCTGCTGCTGAGCCTCGACCCCGACGGCTCCCGCCGCAACGAGGGCTGGCTGTCCGGCCCGTACACCCTCGGGCACCACTTCCGGCACTTCTTCCGCCCCGGTTTCCTGGAACAGCCCGAGTGGCTGCCCGACGGCGCGGCCGGCGCCGCCCTGCCGGAGACCCGCACCCTGCTCGGCCTCCAGGACGAACTGCGGCCCTTCTTCCAGTGCTCGCTGCACGGCGTCGACATCGGCGGCGGCTTCGTCGAGCTGACCCGTGAACTGCCGGGCATCGCCGAGCGCGTGGCCCGCATCGCCGCCCGCCTCGGCATCCCGCGCGAGCTGAGACCGTACGACACCCTGTACTGGCCCTGCCTCGGCCCCGCCGTCTACCGCATCCCGCCCCCGCGCCGGGGCGACCTGGCCGCCGCCATCACCGAGGCGGCCGTCGAGTCCACCTGGTTCCACCCGCACCGCTACGGCACGGTCACCGCCGTCGTCGAGGCACCCATGTGGGGGGTGACCGCCGTCGAGGACGTCTCCCCGACGCCGGACGCCGACGCCGTACTGCGCACCGTCAGCCGCGCCCTGCGCCGCGACACCCGGCTCCTGGAGGGCATCCTCGCCCGGGTCCGCCCCTCGGCGAGCGGCGGCCCGGACGCGGCCCGGCTCCTCGCCCCGGTCGACGACTATTTACTGGTCGGGCCGGGCCTCGCCGACTCCTGGGACCCCGACGTCCACGACGGCGCCGCCCGGCCCCTGCCCCCGCTCGACACCGCCCGGCTCACCACCCTCGCCATCTCCGGCCGCCGGGTCGCCCTGCGCACAGCCGGGCTGCTGCACCAGCTGGTGACCCGCGCCGGACGCGACCCGGGCGACGCCCTGCCCGAGCTCGACCGGCTCATCGACGAGTGGTGCGCCGAGTACCGCGACGGCTACGGGGCACGCTGGATCCCCGTCGCCCGCCAGGCGGAATACCAGGCCCACGTGGTCCTCGCCGCGTTCGACCTGGCCGCCGGGCGCCCGCGCACGTCGGGGTCCGCCCCCCACGGGACCTGCCCGGACGCCCACGCGGACTCCCGTTCGGGTGAGCCGGATTGGAGTTCCGAGCCCGCCGTGCCGATGCACCGGGAATGA
- a CDS encoding SSI family serine proteinase inhibitor → MTNPTRAVRGGLLAALALLTVGASAPDRPAATHGDWLYVSLTRGDARSSDTRGTLLLCDPPQGHGRAAQACAELRETSGDITRIPHRNALCTEIHAPVRATAEGRWNGRSVTYEQTFANACVMAARTGAVFALSD, encoded by the coding sequence ATGACGAACCCCACCCGCGCGGTACGCGGCGGCCTGCTCGCCGCACTCGCCCTCCTCACCGTCGGCGCCTCGGCCCCGGACCGGCCGGCCGCCACCCACGGCGACTGGCTCTACGTCTCCCTCACCCGGGGCGACGCCCGCTCCTCCGACACCCGCGGCACCCTGCTCCTCTGCGACCCGCCCCAGGGCCACGGCCGCGCCGCCCAGGCCTGCGCGGAACTCCGCGAGACCAGCGGGGACATCACCCGCATCCCCCACAGGAACGCCCTCTGCACCGAGATCCACGCCCCCGTCCGAGCCACCGCCGAAGGCCGGTGGAACGGCAGATCGGTCACCTACGAGCAGACGTTCGCGAACGCCTGCGTGATGGCGGCCCGAACGGGAGCGGTGTTCGCCTTGTCGGACTGA
- a CDS encoding M14 family zinc carboxypeptidase: MGLLLELGYPTVAELESAARNLTNRRPGLCALRRIGVSRAGRPLWLLSVGRARRAVLVVAGAHANEPTGGSTVLALAQRIVRERELRADVSWHFVLCADPDGARLHTTPAPRTLLDYHLGFFRPAGPEQPEWSPSVLPPDRLPPETHALLRVISELRPYLQVTLHGTDLGGSWVQLTKDVPGLAEPFAKSAAELGIPVEMGASDAAGWPVSGPGVFVMPRPGGHAAYPSMPDDARHSTWYHAHRYGGLTAVVEVPMWASDLVDDTAPHPAPAAALRHLARRLLSDAARVERVLAEALPRLPGPEGPLLRAARWALALVPGLARDWTDGPPADLSTAYVGSVDAFGRRLPLRAAAMLRRALVDADAPGAPLLEELVAEWCESFADRFHARWVPVSDQVEHQVRTVLAAAACARGDTGS, encoded by the coding sequence GTGGGTCTCCTGTTGGAGCTCGGTTATCCCACAGTGGCTGAACTGGAGTCGGCCGCAAGGAATCTGACGAACCGTCGGCCAGGGCTTTGCGCGCTGCGGCGGATCGGTGTCTCGCGAGCCGGCCGGCCGCTGTGGCTGCTGTCCGTGGGCCGGGCGAGACGGGCCGTCCTGGTCGTCGCGGGCGCCCACGCGAACGAGCCGACCGGCGGCTCCACGGTGCTCGCCCTGGCCCAACGGATCGTCCGCGAGCGGGAGTTGCGGGCCGATGTCTCCTGGCACTTCGTGCTCTGCGCGGACCCGGACGGGGCGAGGCTCCACACGACCCCGGCGCCGCGCACCCTCCTCGACTACCACCTGGGGTTCTTCCGGCCGGCCGGTCCCGAGCAGCCGGAGTGGTCGCCGTCCGTGCTGCCGCCGGACCGGCTGCCGCCCGAGACGCACGCCCTGCTGAGGGTGATCAGCGAGCTGCGGCCCTACCTCCAGGTGACCCTGCACGGCACCGATCTCGGGGGCAGCTGGGTGCAGTTGACGAAGGACGTGCCGGGGCTCGCCGAGCCGTTCGCCAAGTCGGCGGCCGAGCTGGGCATACCGGTGGAGATGGGCGCGTCCGACGCCGCGGGCTGGCCCGTCTCCGGTCCCGGGGTGTTCGTGATGCCGCGGCCCGGGGGCCACGCGGCGTACCCGAGCATGCCGGACGACGCCCGCCACAGCACCTGGTACCACGCCCACCGGTACGGCGGCCTGACGGCGGTCGTGGAGGTGCCGATGTGGGCGAGCGACCTGGTGGACGACACGGCCCCGCATCCGGCCCCGGCGGCGGCGCTGCGCCATCTGGCGCGACGGCTCCTCTCGGACGCGGCCCGGGTGGAGCGGGTCCTCGCCGAGGCGCTGCCCCGGCTGCCGGGCCCCGAGGGACCGTTGCTGAGGGCCGCCCGGTGGGCGCTGGCCCTGGTGCCGGGGCTGGCCCGGGACTGGACCGACGGGCCGCCGGCGGATCTGTCGACGGCGTACGTGGGCAGTGTGGACGCCTTCGGGCGCCGGCTCCCGTTGCGGGCCGCGGCGATGCTGCGGCGCGCGCTGGTGGATGCCGACGCCCCCGGGGCACCGCTCCTCGAAGAGCTGGTCGCCGAGTGGTGCGAGTCCTTCGCCGACCGGTTCCACGCGCGGTGGGTGCCGGTGAGTGACCAGGTCGAGCACCAGGTGCGGACGGTGCTGGCGGCCGCGGCGTGTGCGCGGGGGGACACGGGGTCCTGA
- the treY gene encoding malto-oligosyltrehalose synthase codes for MTSVVPAATYRVQLQPDFPFSAAAAAVPYIASLGVSHLHLSPVLEAVPGSGHGYDVVDHGRVRGELGGEEGLRALASTARAHGLGLVVDIVPNHMAMAPRHNRALWDVLREGPESAYARWFDIDWEAQGGRVLLPVLGGPLGAEIDQFVVDGRELRYYDHAFPLREGTEKLPLPQLLDAQWYRPAWWRLARTELNYRRFFSISELIGVRVEEPDVFDATHAKILQLLEEGVVDGLRVDHPDGLADPDAYLRRLHEATGGRWTVVEKILADGEALPAAWPVAGTTGYDALRHVDGLFTDPAGAGELLGQYRRFTAAQADRGGEWESTVRRAAYRVLTHELATEVERLTRVAHRLCERSPEPALRDHAPWALRTALCELLARMEVYRPYTSQDAALVVTEEAAAEARAVFVVPEEARSVDAVRDLVLGRVGEGPGHAEFRARFAQTSSALRAKSVEDTAFYRYVPLLSANEVGGDPGSPAVSPEDFHAYCARVQRDWPATGTVLSTHDTKRSADVRAAIAVLGECPGRWANVLAEVTRDGAGVPDPQLAWAAWQTAFGLGPAAEERLQGALLKHVREAGLHTSWTEQNPAYEQAVADFVARGPAVDARVAALRQELEPYVRANGLGAALVQLTMPGVPDVYQGTESEYRALVDPDNRRAFAPQDGESEKFRLTSAALRLRARRPEVFGDAAAYTPLSADGAGAGHCVAFARSGEVVTAVTRLSLRLAEAGGWGDTRLVLPEGRWADVLGEGREFAGVVRMAELFEVLPVALLERVGG; via the coding sequence ATGACCTCTGTCGTGCCTGCCGCCACCTATCGGGTTCAGCTTCAGCCCGACTTCCCCTTCTCCGCCGCCGCGGCCGCCGTGCCGTACATCGCCTCGCTCGGGGTGTCGCACCTCCATCTCTCGCCCGTGCTGGAAGCCGTGCCGGGGTCGGGGCACGGCTATGACGTGGTCGACCACGGCCGGGTGCGGGGGGAGCTGGGCGGGGAGGAGGGGCTGCGGGCGCTGGCCAGTACCGCGCGGGCCCACGGCCTCGGTCTCGTCGTGGACATCGTGCCCAACCACATGGCCATGGCGCCCCGGCACAACAGGGCGCTGTGGGACGTGTTGCGGGAGGGGCCGGAGTCGGCGTACGCGCGGTGGTTCGACATCGACTGGGAGGCGCAGGGCGGGCGGGTGCTGCTGCCGGTGCTCGGCGGGCCGCTGGGCGCGGAGATCGACCAGTTCGTGGTGGACGGGCGGGAGCTGCGCTACTACGACCACGCGTTCCCGCTGCGGGAGGGCACCGAGAAGCTGCCGTTGCCGCAGCTGCTGGACGCGCAGTGGTACCGGCCGGCGTGGTGGCGGCTGGCCCGCACCGAGCTGAACTACCGGCGCTTCTTCAGCATTTCGGAGCTGATCGGGGTGCGGGTGGAGGAGCCGGACGTCTTCGACGCCACCCACGCGAAGATCCTTCAGCTGCTGGAGGAGGGTGTCGTCGACGGGCTGCGCGTCGACCATCCCGACGGGCTCGCCGATCCCGACGCCTATCTGCGGCGGCTGCACGAGGCGACCGGTGGGCGGTGGACCGTCGTCGAGAAGATCCTGGCGGACGGGGAGGCGCTGCCGGCGGCGTGGCCGGTCGCGGGAACCACCGGCTACGACGCGCTGCGGCACGTCGACGGACTGTTCACGGATCCGGCGGGGGCGGGTGAGCTGCTGGGGCAGTACCGGCGCTTCACGGCCGCGCAGGCCGACCGGGGCGGCGAGTGGGAGTCGACCGTGCGGCGGGCCGCGTACCGGGTGCTCACACACGAGCTGGCCACGGAGGTGGAACGGCTCACCCGGGTGGCGCACCGGCTGTGCGAGCGCTCCCCCGAGCCGGCCTTGCGCGACCATGCGCCGTGGGCGCTGCGCACCGCGCTGTGCGAGCTGCTCGCACGGATGGAGGTGTACCGGCCGTACACCTCCCAGGACGCCGCCCTGGTCGTCACCGAGGAGGCCGCGGCCGAGGCGCGCGCGGTGTTCGTGGTGCCCGAGGAGGCCCGGTCGGTGGACGCCGTACGGGATCTGGTGCTGGGCCGGGTGGGTGAGGGGCCGGGGCACGCGGAGTTCCGGGCGCGGTTCGCGCAGACCTCGTCGGCACTGCGGGCGAAGTCGGTGGAGGACACGGCGTTCTATCGCTATGTGCCGTTGCTGTCGGCGAACGAGGTGGGGGGCGATCCGGGGAGTCCGGCCGTGTCGCCGGAGGACTTCCACGCCTACTGCGCCCGTGTGCAGCGCGACTGGCCGGCGACGGGGACGGTGTTGTCGACGCACGACACCAAGCGCAGTGCGGATGTGCGGGCGGCGATCGCGGTGCTCGGGGAGTGCCCGGGGCGGTGGGCCAATGTGCTGGCGGAGGTGACGCGGGACGGGGCGGGTGTGCCGGATCCGCAGCTGGCGTGGGCGGCCTGGCAGACCGCGTTCGGGCTCGGGCCCGCGGCCGAGGAGCGGCTTCAGGGGGCCCTGTTGAAGCATGTGCGGGAGGCCGGGCTGCACACCTCCTGGACCGAGCAGAACCCGGCGTACGAGCAGGCGGTGGCGGACTTCGTCGCACGCGGGCCTGCCGTGGACGCCCGGGTCGCCGCACTGCGTCAGGAGCTGGAGCCGTACGTGCGGGCGAACGGTCTCGGTGCGGCCCTGGTGCAGCTGACGATGCCGGGGGTGCCGGACGTCTACCAGGGGACGGAGAGCGAGTACCGGGCGCTGGTGGATCCGGACAACCGGCGGGCCTTCGCCCCGCAGGACGGGGAGTCCGAGAAGTTCCGGCTCACCTCCGCCGCGCTGCGGCTGCGCGCGCGGCGGCCGGAGGTGTTCGGGGACGCGGCGGCCTACACGCCGCTGTCTGCGGACGGGGCCGGCGCCGGGCACTGTGTGGCCTTCGCGCGGTCCGGGGAGGTGGTCACGGCGGTGACACGGTTGTCGCTGCGGCTGGCGGAGGCCGGCGGCTGGGGGGACACCCGGCTCGTGCTGCCGGAGGGGCGGTGGGCCGATGTGCTGGGCGAGGGGCGGGAGTTCGCGGGGGTCGTGCGGATGGCGGAGCTCTTCGAGGTGCTGCCGGTCGCGCTGCTGGAGCGGGTCGGCGGGTGA
- the glgX gene encoding glycogen debranching protein GlgX — protein MQVWPGQAYPLGATYDGAGTNFAVFSEAAHRVELCLLDDDGSETAVELRETDAFVRHAYLPGVMPGQRYGFRVHGPYAPERGLRCNSAKLLLDPYARAISGSVKWGEEVYGYHFGAPDQRNDLDSAPHMMTSVVVNPYFDWGDDRRPRTEYHHTVIYEAHVKGLTMRHPGLPEELRGTYAALAHPAIIEHLTALGVTALELMPVHQFVNDHRLADMGLSNYWGYNTIGFFAPHNAYASWGDRGQQVLEFKSAVRALHEAGIEVILDVVYNHTAEGNHLGPTLSFKGLDNPSYYRLTDDPHYYMDTTGTGNSLLMRSPHVLQLIMDSLRYWVTEMHVDGFRFDLAATLARQFHEVDRLSSFFDLVQQDPVVSQVKLIAEPWDVGEGGYQVGNFPPLWTEWNGKYRDTVRDLWRGEPRTLAEFASRLTGSSDLYQDDGRRPLASINFVTCHDGFTMRDLVSYNDKRNDANGEDNRDGESHNRSWNCGAEGETDDPGVTALRVRQMRNFIATLMLSQGVPMLSHGDEFARTQGGNNNAYCQDNELSWVPWPAGEDGEDREDGEGGDGAEVFGDLLEFTRAMVWLRKDHPVFRRRRFFHGRPVEGTHDELSDIAWFTPEGQEMAQRDWDSSRAGALTVFLNGNAISEPGARGERISDDSFLLLVNASAEPLEFVVPVNHGPQWQMVVDTGREDAVPVDGPKVAAGDRVTLVDRSLAVFRRPT, from the coding sequence ATGCAGGTCTGGCCTGGACAGGCGTATCCGCTCGGCGCCACGTACGACGGCGCCGGTACCAACTTCGCGGTCTTCTCGGAGGCCGCGCATCGAGTAGAGCTGTGTCTGCTGGACGACGACGGCTCCGAGACGGCGGTGGAACTGCGCGAGACGGACGCGTTCGTGCGGCACGCGTACCTGCCCGGCGTGATGCCGGGGCAACGGTACGGCTTCCGTGTGCACGGCCCGTACGCGCCGGAGCGCGGGCTGCGCTGCAACTCCGCGAAGCTGCTCCTCGACCCGTACGCGCGCGCCATCAGCGGCTCGGTCAAGTGGGGGGAGGAGGTGTACGGCTATCACTTCGGAGCGCCCGACCAGCGCAACGACCTCGACTCGGCACCGCACATGATGACCTCGGTCGTGGTCAACCCGTACTTCGACTGGGGCGACGACCGCCGGCCCCGCACCGAGTACCACCACACGGTGATCTACGAGGCCCACGTCAAGGGGCTGACCATGCGGCACCCGGGGCTGCCCGAGGAGCTGCGCGGCACGTACGCGGCGCTCGCCCACCCGGCGATCATCGAACACCTGACCGCACTGGGCGTCACGGCACTGGAGCTGATGCCCGTACACCAGTTCGTGAACGACCATCGTCTGGCCGACATGGGCCTCAGCAACTACTGGGGCTACAACACGATCGGCTTCTTCGCCCCGCACAACGCGTACGCCTCCTGGGGCGACCGCGGGCAGCAGGTGCTGGAGTTCAAGTCGGCGGTCCGGGCACTGCACGAGGCCGGGATCGAGGTCATCCTCGACGTGGTCTACAACCACACCGCCGAGGGCAACCACCTGGGTCCGACGCTGTCCTTCAAGGGCCTCGACAACCCGTCGTACTACCGGCTCACGGACGACCCGCACTACTACATGGACACGACGGGCACGGGGAACTCCCTGCTCATGCGGTCCCCGCACGTCCTGCAGCTGATCATGGACTCGTTGCGGTACTGGGTCACCGAGATGCATGTCGACGGCTTCCGCTTCGACCTCGCCGCGACCCTGGCCCGGCAGTTCCACGAGGTGGACCGGCTGTCGTCGTTCTTCGACCTCGTCCAGCAGGACCCCGTGGTCTCCCAGGTGAAGCTGATCGCCGAGCCCTGGGACGTCGGCGAGGGCGGCTACCAGGTCGGGAACTTCCCGCCGCTGTGGACCGAGTGGAACGGCAAGTACCGGGACACGGTCCGGGACCTGTGGCGGGGCGAGCCGCGCACACTGGCGGAGTTCGCGTCGCGGCTGACCGGATCGTCGGACCTGTACCAGGACGACGGGCGGCGCCCGCTGGCCTCCATCAACTTCGTGACCTGCCACGACGGCTTCACGATGCGGGATCTCGTCTCCTACAACGACAAGCGCAACGACGCGAACGGCGAGGACAACCGGGACGGGGAGAGCCACAACCGGTCGTGGAACTGCGGAGCCGAGGGCGAGACCGACGACCCCGGGGTGACGGCGCTGCGGGTCCGGCAGATGCGGAACTTCATCGCCACGCTGATGCTGTCGCAGGGCGTGCCGATGCTCAGCCACGGGGACGAGTTCGCGCGGACGCAGGGCGGCAACAACAACGCGTACTGCCAGGACAACGAGCTGTCCTGGGTGCCGTGGCCTGCCGGCGAGGACGGGGAGGACCGGGAGGACGGGGAGGGCGGCGACGGAGCCGAGGTCTTCGGGGATCTGCTGGAGTTCACGCGCGCGATGGTGTGGCTGCGGAAGGATCATCCGGTCTTCCGGCGGCGGCGGTTCTTCCACGGCCGGCCGGTGGAAGGGACGCACGACGAGCTGTCGGACATCGCCTGGTTCACGCCCGAGGGGCAGGAGATGGCGCAGCGGGACTGGGACTCGTCGCGGGCCGGGGCGCTGACGGTGTTCCTGAACGGGAACGCGATCTCCGAGCCGGGTGCGCGTGGCGAGCGGATCTCCGACGACTCGTTCCTGTTGCTGGTCAACGCCTCGGCGGAACCGCTGGAGTTCGTGGTGCCGGTCAATCACGGGCCGCAGTGGCAGATGGTCGTGGACACGGGGCGGGAGGACGCGGTTCCGGTGGACGGTCCGAAGGTGGCGGCCGGGGACCGGGTGACTCTGGTGGATCGGAGCCTGGCTGTTTTCAGGCGGCCGACCTAG